One window of Nocardioides dongkuii genomic DNA carries:
- a CDS encoding lysophospholipid acyltransferase family protein has translation MSGFLKDTVDDVRTMSRGWRWGRRSQVPRSAEAYVLPQRSTVFPSDWSRRRPAMAAREVAQKGGLEPLFRSQVRTRVEGLDVLDRIQGPVIFAANHASHLDTPLILLSLPDEWRRRTAVAAAADYFFDTWWRAVGSSLFFNTFPIDRRGGAMATTPGEVLADGWSLVIFPEGTRSQDGWTGTFRMGAAFLAHEYGVPVVPVAHRGTFAAMPRGQSWPSRGRRQLTVRFGEPLRPRDGESVREFAPRIKDAVGQLLDEDATTWWEAKTRAAAGRTPDPAGPQVAQWRRVWAQSQSPEVTDEPSGRRLAAWRR, from the coding sequence ATGAGCGGCTTCCTCAAGGACACCGTCGACGACGTCCGCACCATGTCGCGCGGCTGGCGCTGGGGACGCCGCTCCCAGGTGCCGCGCTCGGCGGAGGCCTACGTGCTCCCGCAGCGCTCGACGGTCTTCCCCTCGGACTGGTCGCGGCGCCGGCCGGCGATGGCGGCCCGCGAGGTCGCGCAGAAGGGCGGCCTGGAGCCGCTGTTCCGCTCGCAGGTGCGCACCCGGGTCGAGGGGCTCGACGTGCTCGACCGGATCCAGGGCCCGGTCATCTTCGCGGCCAACCACGCCTCCCACCTCGACACCCCGCTGATCCTGCTGTCGCTGCCCGACGAGTGGCGGCGGCGTACGGCGGTCGCGGCGGCGGCCGACTACTTCTTCGACACCTGGTGGCGCGCGGTCGGCTCCTCGCTGTTCTTCAACACCTTCCCGATCGACCGGCGCGGCGGCGCGATGGCGACGACGCCCGGCGAGGTGCTGGCCGACGGCTGGAGCCTGGTGATCTTCCCCGAGGGCACCCGCTCGCAGGACGGCTGGACCGGCACGTTCCGGATGGGGGCGGCGTTCCTCGCCCACGAGTACGGCGTCCCCGTGGTCCCCGTCGCCCACCGCGGCACGTTCGCGGCGATGCCGCGCGGCCAGAGCTGGCCGAGCCGCGGGCGGCGCCAGCTCACCGTGCGGTTCGGCGAGCCGCTGCGACCGCGCGATGGCGAGTCGGTGCGCGAGTTCGCGCCGCGGATCAAGGACGCCGTCGGCCAGCTGCTCGACGAGGACGCCACGACCTGGTGGGAGGCCAAGACCCGGGCCGCCGCCGGGCGTACGCCGGACCCCGCCGGGCCGCAGGTCGCCCAGTGGCGCCGGGTCTGGGCGCAGTCGCAGTCGCCGGAGGTCACCGACGAGCCGTCCGGCCGCCGGCTGGCGGCGTGGCGCCGGTGA
- a CDS encoding serine/threonine-protein kinase: protein MGASTDPAGSWGLAEGDPISADLTAVRLLGGGSSYEAYLAFDEVTYAPVVVKVVRPGLVDDESSLRGLRREVEALATVNHPVVVRGLRHQLEGERPHVVLEHLDGPRLSSLLRRYGPLQEQQYLPLAIEVASALHYLRHVGWTHLDVKPSNIIMGAPARLIDLSVARPLAEAQALRTPIGTDFYLAPEQCDPPATGRPGHASDVWGLCATLFEAVAGYRAFGDGDQRSPDVRRRYPQLVDAPYDLPDRVPHEVAKVLEAGLAPDPDDRPLPHEVAEALEPVLARQPRARLAGFKVH, encoded by the coding sequence GTGGGGGCGAGCACCGACCCGGCGGGCAGCTGGGGGCTGGCCGAGGGCGACCCGATCTCGGCGGACCTGACCGCCGTACGGCTGCTGGGCGGGGGGTCGTCGTACGAGGCCTACCTGGCCTTCGACGAGGTCACCTACGCGCCGGTCGTGGTGAAGGTCGTCCGGCCCGGTCTCGTGGACGACGAGTCCAGCCTCCGCGGCCTGCGTCGCGAGGTCGAGGCGCTCGCCACCGTCAACCACCCGGTCGTCGTGCGGGGGCTCCGCCACCAGCTCGAGGGGGAGCGCCCGCACGTCGTCCTGGAGCACCTCGACGGGCCGCGGCTCTCGAGCCTGCTGCGCCGGTACGGGCCGCTGCAGGAGCAGCAGTACCTGCCGCTGGCGATCGAGGTCGCCAGCGCGCTGCACTACCTGCGGCACGTCGGCTGGACCCACCTCGACGTCAAGCCGAGCAACATCATCATGGGGGCGCCGGCGCGGCTCATCGACCTCTCGGTCGCGCGGCCGCTGGCCGAGGCCCAGGCGCTCCGGACGCCGATCGGCACCGATTTCTACCTCGCCCCCGAGCAGTGCGACCCGCCGGCGACGGGGCGGCCGGGGCACGCCAGCGACGTCTGGGGGCTCTGCGCCACGCTCTTCGAGGCGGTGGCCGGGTACCGCGCCTTCGGCGACGGAGACCAGCGGTCGCCCGACGTACGCCGCCGCTACCCGCAGCTGGTCGACGCGCCGTACGACCTCCCCGACCGGGTCCCGCACGAGGTCGCGAAGGTCCTCGAGGCCGGCCTCGCCCCGGACCCCGACGACCGGCCGCTGCCCCACGAGGTCGCCGAGGCCCTCGAGCCGGTCCTGGCCCGCCAGCCCCGCGCCCGCCTCGCCGGCTTCAAGGTCCACTGA
- a CDS encoding Nif3-like dinuclear metal center hexameric protein yields the protein MPTDLPADLPLLSDVVDLLHGWYPPATADSWDAVGLVSGDPDRPVGKVMLAVDPTYDVAREAAEWGADLLVVHHPLFLKPVHGVAATTPKGRTLGVLTEAGCALLTAHTNADQAIGGVSEALATALGLTGLVPLEPAPAEQCDKLTTFVPTADAERVRQALAEAGAGRLGDYEAASFSTPGEGRFRPLPGADPAIGTVGEAEVVEEVRIEVVLPRRRRTAVVRALLAAHPYEEPAWDVVETADAGLAETGTGRVGEVEEQSLRSFADRVAAALPATAHGVRVAGDPERVVRRVAVCGGAGDFLLDKVRGLDVDAYVTSDLRHHPAGEFAEHGGPALVDVAHWAAEWTWLPVVERKLVAALGDTVGTRVSTLCTDPWTFRS from the coding sequence ATGCCCACCGACCTGCCCGCCGACCTGCCTCTGCTGAGCGACGTCGTCGACCTGCTGCACGGCTGGTACCCGCCCGCCACGGCGGACTCCTGGGACGCCGTGGGCCTGGTGAGCGGCGACCCGGACCGGCCGGTCGGCAAGGTGATGCTCGCCGTCGACCCGACGTACGACGTGGCGCGCGAGGCCGCGGAGTGGGGCGCGGACCTGCTCGTCGTGCACCACCCGCTGTTCCTCAAGCCCGTGCACGGCGTCGCCGCCACCACGCCGAAGGGCCGGACCCTCGGCGTCCTCACCGAGGCGGGCTGTGCGCTGCTGACCGCGCACACCAACGCCGACCAGGCGATCGGCGGGGTCTCCGAGGCGCTGGCGACGGCGCTGGGGCTGACCGGTCTCGTGCCGCTGGAGCCCGCGCCGGCCGAGCAGTGCGACAAGCTCACGACCTTCGTGCCGACCGCCGACGCCGAGCGGGTGCGGCAGGCGCTGGCGGAGGCGGGCGCGGGACGGCTCGGCGACTACGAGGCGGCGTCGTTCAGCACGCCCGGGGAGGGCCGGTTCCGGCCGCTGCCGGGCGCCGACCCGGCGATCGGGACCGTGGGGGAGGCCGAGGTCGTCGAGGAGGTGCGGATCGAGGTGGTGCTGCCCCGCCGCCGGCGCACCGCCGTGGTGCGGGCGCTGCTCGCCGCCCACCCCTACGAGGAGCCCGCCTGGGACGTCGTCGAGACCGCGGACGCCGGCCTCGCCGAGACCGGGACCGGTCGGGTCGGCGAGGTGGAGGAGCAGTCCCTGCGGTCCTTCGCCGACCGGGTCGCGGCCGCGCTGCCGGCAACGGCCCACGGCGTCCGCGTGGCGGGCGACCCCGAGCGCGTCGTACGCCGGGTCGCGGTGTGCGGCGGCGCGGGCGACTTCCTGCTCGACAAGGTGCGGGGCCTGGACGTCGACGCCTACGTCACCAGTGACCTGCGGCACCACCCGGCGGGCGAGTTCGCCGAGCACGGCGGGCCCGCGCTGGTCGACGTGGCGCACTGGGCGGCGGAGTGGACCTGGCTCCCGGTGGTGGAGCGGAAGCTGGTGGCGGCGCTGGGCGATACGGTGGGGACCCGGGTCAGCACGCTGTGCACCGACCCGTGGACCTTCCGATCGTGA
- a CDS encoding AMP-binding protein, which yields MIVPFSVSDFIDRAVQVYGDRVGVVDEPDQPAPPLGDRGELTYAEVGALARRQAARLDELGIGVGDRVAVVSHNSARLLTSFFGVCGSGRVLVPVNFRLRPDEVRYIVEHSGARVLLIDPELDESLSGVEAEHRFLLGHDEDLYAAPGVEPVPWEPDENATACINYTSGTTARPKGVQITHRNVWVNAVTFGLHAAVTDRDVYLHTLPMFHANGWGMPFAMTGLGVKQVVIRKIDGAEILRRVRDHGVTVMCAAPAVAAAVLEAAQSWEGEIPGRDRVRIIMAGAPPPTRTVARVEEELGWEFIQIYGLTETSPLLTVNRSRAEWDDLSTEERAAKLVRAGAPALGVRLALAEDGEVLARSNVVLEGYWEQPEESAAALADGWFHTGDGGTIGDDGYLTISDRKKDVIITGGENVSSIEVEDVLFSHPAVAEVAVIGVPDEKWGETIKALVVLADGASATEAELIAWCKEKAAGYKAPTSVEVRTDLARTATGKLQKFKLRAPYWEGRDRTVN from the coding sequence GTGATCGTCCCGTTCAGCGTGTCCGACTTCATCGACCGCGCCGTGCAGGTGTACGGCGACCGGGTGGGGGTGGTCGACGAGCCCGACCAGCCCGCGCCGCCCCTCGGCGACCGGGGGGAGCTGACGTACGCCGAGGTCGGCGCGCTCGCGCGTCGCCAGGCCGCGCGCCTCGACGAGCTCGGCATCGGGGTCGGCGACCGGGTGGCGGTCGTCAGCCACAACAGCGCGCGGCTGCTCACGTCGTTCTTCGGGGTGTGCGGGTCCGGCCGGGTGCTGGTGCCGGTGAACTTCCGGCTGCGTCCCGACGAGGTCCGCTACATCGTCGAGCACTCCGGCGCGCGGGTGCTGCTGATCGACCCCGAGCTCGACGAGTCGCTGTCCGGGGTCGAGGCCGAGCACCGGTTCCTGCTCGGCCACGACGAGGACCTGTACGCCGCGCCCGGCGTGGAGCCGGTGCCGTGGGAGCCCGACGAGAACGCCACCGCGTGCATCAACTACACCTCGGGGACGACCGCGCGGCCCAAGGGCGTGCAGATCACCCACCGCAACGTCTGGGTCAACGCGGTGACCTTCGGGCTGCACGCCGCGGTGACCGACCGCGACGTCTACCTGCACACGCTGCCGATGTTCCACGCCAACGGCTGGGGGATGCCGTTCGCGATGACCGGGCTCGGGGTGAAGCAGGTGGTGATCCGCAAGATCGACGGCGCGGAGATCCTGCGGCGGGTCCGCGACCACGGGGTGACGGTGATGTGCGCCGCGCCGGCCGTCGCCGCCGCGGTGCTGGAAGCCGCCCAGTCGTGGGAGGGCGAGATCCCCGGGCGCGACCGGGTGCGGATCATCATGGCCGGCGCCCCGCCGCCGACCCGGACCGTCGCGCGGGTCGAGGAGGAGCTCGGCTGGGAGTTCATCCAGATCTACGGGCTCACCGAGACCTCACCGCTGCTGACCGTCAACCGCAGCCGCGCGGAGTGGGACGACCTCTCCACCGAGGAGCGGGCCGCCAAGCTGGTGCGGGCCGGGGCGCCGGCCCTCGGCGTACGCCTCGCGCTGGCGGAGGACGGCGAGGTGCTGGCCCGGTCGAACGTCGTGCTCGAGGGCTACTGGGAGCAGCCCGAGGAGTCCGCAGCGGCGCTGGCCGACGGCTGGTTCCACACCGGGGACGGCGGCACGATCGGCGACGACGGCTACCTCACCATCAGCGACCGCAAGAAGGACGTGATCATCACCGGCGGCGAGAACGTCTCCTCGATCGAGGTCGAGGACGTGCTGTTCAGCCACCCGGCGGTGGCCGAGGTCGCGGTCATCGGCGTGCCCGACGAGAAGTGGGGCGAGACGATCAAGGCGCTGGTGGTGCTCGCGGACGGCGCGTCGGCGACCGAGGCGGAGCTGATCGCCTGGTGCAAGGAGAAGGCGGCCGGCTACAAGGCGCCGACGTCGGTCGAGGTGCGGACCGACCTCGCCCGCACGGCGACCGGCAAGCTGCAGAAGTTCAAGCTGCGGGCGCCGTACTGGGAGGGCCGGGACCGGACGGTGAACTAG
- a CDS encoding DUF7581 domain-containing protein: protein MKADPFAQLKLLDVQSLDSRADQLRHQRATLPEDAEITQLQATRTELDNQARDARIVVDDLTAEQAKIDADVEQVRVRRTRDQDRMDKGLISHPKDLERMTHELQSLERRISSLEDDELEVMARLEDAQRELDSLAGRIAELDERIASLTAVRDEKVSDLEALLLDVEAQRGPSVEGLPEDLLGLYDKLRAAKNGVGAAELRQRRCTGCQLGIDNAELAIIKAAPADLVVRCEECSRILVRTPESGL from the coding sequence CTGAAAGCCGACCCCTTCGCCCAGCTCAAGCTGCTCGACGTCCAGAGCCTGGACTCCCGCGCCGACCAGCTGCGTCACCAGCGGGCCACCCTGCCCGAGGACGCCGAGATCACCCAGCTGCAGGCGACCCGCACCGAGCTCGACAACCAGGCGCGCGACGCGCGCATCGTGGTCGACGACCTCACCGCGGAGCAGGCCAAGATCGACGCGGACGTCGAGCAGGTGCGCGTCCGCCGCACCCGCGACCAGGACCGGATGGACAAGGGGCTGATCTCCCACCCCAAGGACCTGGAGCGGATGACCCACGAGCTGCAGTCGCTCGAGCGCCGGATCTCCTCGCTCGAGGACGACGAGCTCGAGGTGATGGCCCGGCTCGAGGACGCCCAGCGCGAGCTCGACTCGCTGGCGGGCCGGATCGCCGAGCTCGACGAGCGGATCGCCTCGCTCACCGCCGTGCGCGACGAGAAGGTCTCCGACCTCGAGGCGCTGCTGCTCGACGTCGAGGCGCAGCGTGGGCCCTCGGTCGAGGGCCTGCCGGAGGACCTGCTCGGCCTCTACGACAAGCTGCGCGCCGCCAAGAACGGCGTGGGCGCCGCCGAGCTCCGGCAGCGCCGGTGCACCGGCTGCCAGCTGGGCATCGACAACGCCGAGCTCGCCATCATCAAGGCCGCGCCCGCCGACCTGGTGGTGCGGTGCGAGGAGTGCTCGCGAATCCTCGTGCGCACCCCCGAGTCCGGGCTGTGA
- a CDS encoding antibiotic biosynthesis monooxygenase family protein: MPVVKINAISVPPQAHEELEKRFAARAGTVEGSPGFLGFQLLRPVAGEERYFVVTQWEDEESFAAWRDGGAQAAHAGERAKPVASGADLLEFEVVLDVRPSA, translated from the coding sequence ATGCCCGTCGTGAAGATCAACGCCATCTCCGTCCCCCCGCAGGCCCACGAGGAGCTCGAGAAGCGCTTCGCCGCGCGGGCCGGCACCGTCGAGGGGTCCCCCGGCTTCCTCGGCTTCCAGCTGCTCCGCCCGGTCGCGGGCGAGGAGCGCTACTTCGTCGTGACCCAGTGGGAGGACGAGGAGTCCTTCGCCGCCTGGCGCGACGGCGGCGCCCAGGCCGCCCACGCCGGCGAGCGCGCCAAGCCGGTCGCCAGCGGCGCCGACCTGCTGGAGTTCGAGGTCGTCCTGGACGTCCGCCCGTCGGCCTAG
- a CDS encoding glucose 1-dehydrogenase yields MTTDPSRQHDQPDTAGEQLPGPGEPGSVTSEMGEEPDHGEESYVGHDRLRDKVAIVTGGDSGIGRAVALAFAREGADVVLSYLEEEDEDGQRTAELVRAAGRTAITVPGDLTSEEACRELVDRTVSELGRVDLLVNNAAYQMAQPGGIADITTEQFDRVMRTNLYAMFWLSKMCLPYMPRGGGIINTSSVQASSPSVPLLDYALTKAGIANFTRGLAQAVAEDGIRVNAVAPGPIWTPLIPATMPPEQVEDFGRQAPLGRAGQPAEVATAFVYLASGDSSYVTGEVLAVTGGQPVTV; encoded by the coding sequence ATGACCACCGACCCCAGCCGCCAGCACGACCAGCCCGACACCGCGGGCGAGCAGCTGCCCGGACCCGGCGAGCCGGGCTCGGTCACGAGCGAGATGGGCGAGGAGCCCGACCACGGCGAGGAGAGCTACGTCGGCCACGACCGGCTCCGCGACAAGGTCGCGATCGTGACCGGGGGCGACTCCGGCATCGGCCGCGCGGTCGCGCTCGCCTTCGCCCGCGAGGGCGCCGACGTGGTGCTGTCCTACCTCGAGGAGGAGGACGAGGACGGGCAGCGCACCGCCGAGCTGGTCCGCGCCGCCGGGCGCACCGCGATCACGGTGCCGGGCGACCTGACCTCCGAGGAGGCGTGCCGCGAGCTCGTCGACCGCACCGTGTCCGAGCTCGGGCGCGTCGACCTGCTCGTCAACAACGCGGCGTACCAGATGGCGCAGCCGGGCGGCATCGCCGACATCACCACCGAGCAGTTCGACCGGGTGATGCGGACCAACCTGTACGCGATGTTCTGGCTGTCCAAGATGTGCCTGCCCTACATGCCGCGGGGCGGCGGGATCATCAACACCTCCTCGGTGCAGGCGTCCTCGCCGTCGGTGCCGCTGCTCGACTACGCGCTCACCAAGGCCGGCATCGCGAACTTCACCCGCGGGCTCGCCCAGGCCGTCGCCGAGGACGGCATCCGCGTCAACGCGGTCGCCCCCGGTCCGATCTGGACGCCGCTGATCCCGGCGACGATGCCGCCGGAGCAGGTCGAGGACTTCGGCAGGCAGGCCCCGCTCGGTCGGGCGGGCCAGCCCGCGGAGGTGGCGACGGCGTTCGTCTACCTGGCGTCCGGCGACTCGTCGTACGTCACCGGCGAGGTCCTCGCCGTGACGGGGGGCCAGCCGGTCACCGTCTGA
- a CDS encoding response regulator transcription factor — MARILIVEDEARIASFVAKGLRAEGHLTTVVGDGPGGLDHALSGDFDLMVLDIGLPGLDGFAVLDQLRSQGSRMPVIVLTARDSVTDTVSALEGGADDYMPKPFRFAELVARVRLRLRPGQPGEPGVAPRDDVLDAGGVRLDVRTRRATVGERQVDLSAREFTLAEIFMRNAGQVLSREQLLDHVWGFDFDPGSNVVDVYVGYLRRKFGADAIETVRGMGYRFRP; from the coding sequence GTGGCCCGCATCCTGATCGTCGAGGACGAGGCACGGATCGCGTCCTTCGTGGCCAAGGGACTGCGGGCCGAGGGTCACCTGACGACGGTGGTCGGCGACGGCCCCGGCGGCCTCGATCACGCGCTGAGCGGCGACTTCGACCTGATGGTGCTCGACATCGGGCTGCCCGGCCTGGACGGCTTCGCGGTGCTCGACCAGCTCCGCTCGCAGGGGTCGCGGATGCCGGTGATCGTGCTGACCGCCCGCGACTCGGTGACCGACACGGTCTCGGCGCTGGAGGGCGGCGCGGACGACTACATGCCCAAGCCGTTCCGGTTCGCCGAGCTGGTCGCCCGCGTCCGGCTGCGGCTGCGGCCGGGCCAGCCGGGCGAGCCGGGCGTGGCCCCGCGCGACGACGTCCTGGACGCCGGCGGCGTGCGGCTCGACGTACGCACCCGGCGGGCGACGGTCGGCGAGCGGCAGGTCGACCTGTCCGCCCGCGAGTTCACCCTGGCCGAGATCTTCATGCGCAACGCCGGCCAGGTGCTCTCCCGCGAGCAGCTCCTCGACCACGTCTGGGGCTTCGACTTCGACCCCGGCTCCAACGTCGTCGACGTCTACGTCGGCTACCTGCGCCGCAAGTTCGGCGCCGACGCCATCGAGACCGTCCGCGGCATGGGCTACCGCTTCCGCCCCTGA
- a CDS encoding sensor histidine kinase produces MSVRVRITATVAALVALTLAGAGLLVYAIETQRLEQQTADDVDQELDEFARLNGGGVDPVTGAGFASVQDLLELFMRRNVPDDDELLVGWVGDRVVNLSPREDPLVADPAFLAAAAPLVDEADTVRLETAGERLMITSQPVRRGGERGALLVVVRLEEDQSELLDTMRTYAIVAALSLLLVTVVAFWQSGRLLAPLRVLRETAEEIGETDLSRRIPTSGNDDITALTRTVNGMLDRLESAFTGQRQFLDDAGHELKTPLTVLRGHLELLDTGSPEEVAETRVLLLDEVDRMARLVGDLILLAKSDRPDFVTLEPVDLAGLTEDLVAKARGLGDREWVLDGAAAGTLQADPQRLTQAVLQLADNAVKHTAPGDTVAIGSSYDGSRVRLWVRDTGPGVPPEQRDGIFERFGRGPVPEGDEGFGLGLSIVSAIAAAHGGRVLVEDAEPHGARFVLTLPATLTSTEEHPWPAS; encoded by the coding sequence GTGTCCGTGCGCGTCCGGATCACCGCGACCGTGGCGGCGCTCGTCGCGCTGACCCTCGCGGGCGCCGGACTGCTGGTCTACGCCATCGAGACCCAGCGCCTGGAGCAGCAGACCGCCGACGACGTCGACCAGGAGCTCGACGAGTTCGCGCGGCTGAACGGCGGCGGGGTGGACCCGGTGACCGGCGCCGGCTTCGCCTCGGTGCAGGACCTCCTCGAGCTGTTCATGCGCCGCAACGTCCCCGACGACGACGAGCTCCTCGTCGGCTGGGTGGGCGACCGGGTCGTCAACCTCTCGCCGCGCGAGGACCCCCTGGTCGCGGACCCGGCGTTCCTGGCCGCCGCCGCGCCCCTGGTGGACGAGGCCGACACCGTCCGGCTCGAGACCGCCGGCGAGCGGCTGATGATCACCAGCCAGCCGGTCCGGCGCGGGGGCGAGCGCGGCGCGCTGCTGGTCGTCGTCCGCCTCGAGGAGGACCAGTCCGAGCTGCTCGACACGATGCGCACCTACGCGATCGTCGCCGCGCTCTCCCTGCTGCTGGTGACGGTGGTGGCGTTCTGGCAGTCCGGGCGGCTGCTGGCCCCGCTCCGGGTGCTGCGGGAGACCGCCGAGGAGATCGGCGAGACCGATCTGTCCCGCCGGATCCCGACCTCGGGCAACGACGACATCACCGCGCTGACGCGTACCGTCAACGGCATGCTCGACCGGCTCGAGTCGGCGTTCACCGGCCAGCGGCAGTTCCTCGACGACGCCGGGCACGAGCTCAAGACGCCGCTCACCGTGCTCCGCGGCCACCTCGAGCTACTCGACACCGGCAGCCCGGAGGAGGTCGCCGAGACCCGCGTGCTGCTGCTCGACGAGGTCGACCGGATGGCGCGCCTCGTGGGCGACCTGATCCTGCTCGCCAAGAGCGACCGGCCCGACTTCGTCACCCTCGAGCCGGTCGACCTCGCCGGGCTCACCGAGGACCTGGTCGCCAAGGCGCGCGGGCTGGGCGACCGGGAGTGGGTGCTCGACGGCGCGGCCGCGGGCACCCTGCAGGCCGACCCGCAGCGGCTCACCCAGGCCGTGCTCCAGCTCGCCGACAACGCCGTCAAGCACACGGCACCCGGCGACACCGTCGCCATCGGCTCGTCGTACGACGGGTCCCGCGTGCGGCTGTGGGTGCGCGACACCGGGCCCGGCGTACCTCCCGAGCAGCGGGACGGGATCTTCGAGCGCTTCGGCCGCGGCCCCGTGCCCGAGGGCGACGAGGGCTTCGGTCTCGGCCTCTCGATCGTGAGCGCCATCGCCGCCGCGCACGGCGGTCGCGTCCTGGTCGAGGACGCCGAGCCCCACGGCGCCCGGTTCGTGCTGACCCTCCCCGCCACCCTGACGAGCACCGAGGAGCACCCGTGGCCCGCATCCTGA
- a CDS encoding bifunctional RNase H/acid phosphatase: protein MSDAPRTVLIEADGGSRGNPGPAAYGAVLKDADAGTVLAEEGTTIGVASNNVAEYRGLIAGLRLARELAPDAAVEVRMDSKLVVEQMSGNWKIKHPSMRPLAAEATELAPPGTTYTWIPREQNGHADRLANEALDGTRSGVSVRDGLGGLEEDSLIEEVESPAAQESAQRGWAADAGAPTTLVLVRHGVTAHTVDKRFSGGLGGSNPGLSDEGRDQVRAAARWLGPVAERVSAVVASPVRRTAESAAIVAEVLDAAVEEEPGFAEMEFGHWDGLTFAEVAAQHGDELGEWLGSLDVAPAGGESFRAVQERVLGGLERVLAAHAGRTVVVVSHVTPIKTLVAHAMAAPLEAVFRMELSPASVSVVSYYPDGKTSLRLYNALPPENAAFADPTHW from the coding sequence GTGAGCGACGCGCCGCGCACGGTCCTCATCGAGGCGGACGGCGGGTCGCGGGGCAACCCGGGCCCCGCGGCGTACGGCGCGGTGCTCAAGGACGCCGACGCCGGCACGGTGCTCGCCGAGGAGGGCACCACGATCGGGGTGGCGTCGAACAACGTGGCGGAGTACCGCGGGCTGATCGCCGGCCTGCGGCTCGCGCGCGAGCTGGCGCCGGACGCCGCGGTCGAGGTCCGGATGGACTCCAAGCTCGTCGTCGAGCAGATGTCGGGCAACTGGAAGATCAAGCACCCCTCGATGCGGCCGCTCGCGGCCGAGGCCACCGAGCTGGCGCCGCCCGGCACGACGTACACGTGGATCCCGCGGGAGCAGAACGGGCACGCCGACCGGCTCGCCAACGAGGCGCTGGACGGCACGCGGTCCGGCGTGAGCGTCCGCGACGGGCTCGGCGGCCTCGAGGAGGACTCGCTGATCGAGGAGGTGGAGAGCCCGGCGGCGCAGGAGAGCGCGCAGCGGGGCTGGGCCGCCGACGCCGGGGCGCCGACGACGCTGGTGCTGGTCCGCCACGGCGTCACCGCGCACACGGTCGACAAGCGGTTCTCCGGCGGGCTCGGCGGATCCAACCCCGGGCTCAGCGACGAGGGGCGCGACCAGGTGCGGGCCGCGGCCCGCTGGCTCGGCCCCGTCGCCGAGCGGGTGTCCGCCGTCGTGGCCTCGCCGGTGCGCCGTACGGCCGAGTCGGCCGCGATCGTCGCCGAGGTGCTGGACGCGGCGGTGGAGGAAGAGCCCGGGTTCGCCGAGATGGAGTTCGGCCACTGGGACGGCCTCACCTTCGCCGAGGTCGCCGCGCAGCACGGTGACGAGCTCGGCGAGTGGCTCGGGTCGCTGGACGTCGCGCCGGCCGGCGGGGAGTCGTTCCGGGCGGTCCAGGAGCGGGTGCTCGGCGGGCTGGAGCGGGTGCTGGCGGCGCACGCCGGCCGCACGGTCGTCGTGGTCAGCCACGTCACGCCGATCAAGACGCTGGTCGCGCACGCGATGGCCGCGCCGCTCGAGGCGGTGTTCCGGATGGAGCTCTCGCCCGCGTCGGTCTCGGTGGTGTCGTACTACCCCGACGGCAAGACCTCGCTGCGGCTCTACAACGCGCTGCCGCCGGAGAATGCGGCGTTCGCGGACCCCACGCACTGGTAG